GTTCCTGGGAACTCGAGCCCGCCTCCGGGCTGCCCTCCCACGCCGAGGCTGGACCTCCCAGTTCTCACGGTGATGGGGAGAAGACCCGAGTCGTGTGGCCGGAGGAACGCGGTCATCCTCACAGACACACCAGGGGGATTATGTCGGTGTGATGGAGtcctcttttcctgtttttacaTGTAGTTTTTCACTTTATAAACTTTTACACAATCACTAGTACCTTTACACATTTTTTCCCCCGAACGTGACGCTCTCCTTTACCCCGCCCTCTTATCCCGAGGCCAAGCTGGAAAGCCACACTTACATCGGGTTTTTCAGAACCAGCATAAGCAGCCCTGCCAATCACAGGACATTTGCTGCGTTATCTCTGAAACCCTGAAAGTGTAGCTTTTATCACCAATACCATGACTTTGGCACGACCTTAAAACACACAACACTTGCCTGTCACCCTGTGGGATAATTTAAAGACTATGTGGCTTAACGGCAACTGCCATTAACTTTACACTATGAGCTCTTTACAAGGGTCAACGTTCAAAGCTTTAATTAAGTTATGTGTGTTGTCTTAGTAAATGTGCCTTTATTTAACCTACAAACTTTATAATATGAAATTCACTGGCTTTGGGTCATTTAAAAcaggcaaagaaaaggaaaatattcagccctggctggtgtggctcagtggattgagtgccagcctgtgaaccaaagggtcactggttcagttcccagctggggcacaagcctgggttgcagccaggtctcCCGGAcctggggtgtgtgagaggcgaccacacattgacgcttctctccctccctccctctctatccaaaaataaatatataaaatatataaaatctttaaaatgtatatatacaaaaaaagaaaaggaaaatttcaatGTGCAtaccagaaaaagagcaaagcgAGACACCAAGAGCACTAATTTCCTTTGGGATGGAAGCTGATCCCGCGATCACTGCTGACCATCACAACAGGAGGCTACCCATAATGCACTGTGGCTTCCCCCCGGAGCAGATGCAGCCCACCGTCCCCATCCATCTGGCGGCGGAGCACCGCAAGGCACACAGTCTGCACTGTCTGTTGGAGCACGGCGCTGACCCGGAAGTGAGGTAACGCGACAGGGACCATTTCTAAATGAGGATACACGTGGTTTACATGTTGGTTTTCCTGGTCATGTCTGGACTCATCCACTCTTGGGGGGCTGTGGACTAGAAATTACCATGTTTTGAATGGGCCGATTCTTTACTGATTAGATGAGATACTctgaaaaggcaggaaaaaatacAAGGGCACAAATCAGTCGGCCACTTGAAGCGCCCTGAGGACTAGGTGCCCAGCACGGTGTTGTGGAGGACACATTAAGCCCTGATCACGGCCCTCGGGGAGTTTACATGCCTGTTAGAcgtgaaaaacaaaatgtaaacagGCAGCGACTTTCTTCATCACCTCCTCCGGAAGGCACGCATCATGACAGAGAAGCTTCTCTTGCTCACCAGACACATCTTCACCACCTAAAACCAATGCCTGACACTGCCTAAGTGCCTAATATATACCACCTGGATGAAAGGGAGAGCTACAGGGCAGAAAACAGTACAGCTTCTTCCTCGGCAACACTGAAAGGCAAACCCCAAATCCTCACACGTTCTCTCCCCGAGcaccacccgcccccaccccggcaggcctctctctgtctccccagggCCCGACAGCCACCACGCACTAACCCGTGCTTCTCTGGGGCTCCTCGCACGGCCCCTCCTGCCCGTCAGCTGTGGGCCACCCCAGGTCAGCTTGTGAGACCTCCGCCTGCCTGCATGTGTACCGAGCTGTTCAGACGCAGTTCCTGTCTTCCGCACCGGACTGCGCGGCCTGCCCGGGGCTGCTGCCCGCTGTTCCCCCGGAGCCCTCGCCCAGGGCTCACACTGAACACACACACGTGAACTGAAGGCCACTTTCTCACTTTCTCAGTGAGCAGTCAGATGTTCACCACagtccttcccctttcctctgccaAACCAAGGGGCTTTGGGGGCAATCCTGAGAGACTTCAGGACAGGAGTGGATGGGGGCCAAGTCATAAAACACGCATTCCTCCCGGGTGGACGCAGGGAGCAAAGACAGGCGGGCCTCACCAACCGCAGAGTGGCTGTGGGACTCCAGACACACCCCATCACCCACACGTGTGGGGAGTGCGtcaggtgcagggcaggggcagagccacTGAGCCCAGGGCAGCGGTGGCCCTCTGCGGCACTTCTACGGTGACGCCAGATTGTACTCAAGTCCCCGTAAATTGTACTGAATGGCTGCTGACTCAGCTCGGCCccgggtgagggggtgagggggagagggaggcgaAAACGACTCAGACACGGCACTGAAGAGGCCACAGCCCCGCAGGGGCAGCAACGTGAAAACGAGCTGCCCAAGGAAGCCGGCCCGTTTGCACGCTGACACACACCACCCTGACGCCCACCCCCCACTGAGAACGTGCTGCGGCGTGGCACCCTGAGAAATTCAACGGCCCTGCAGAATTCAAACACCTCCTTGAGCTAATTAAGGGGGATGACTTCCAGTAAACGCTGCCTTCTTAAGTAAGCACTAATTCTCCACGTAGAGCCATTCCCACATGACTCTAGTGTAACCAGCGCTCACTACCCATTCCAGGGACGCCCGAGGCCTCACCACCCTCCACCTGATGCTGCTGCACTGGCCGGTCGCCTCTACCGTGCGGACGGAGCCGGGGAACAGGATCCACAGGCTCCTGGCGGACCTTCAGAAGGACGCCGTGGCATGCCTCCGCATCCTGTGTGAGCACGGCGCGCGCGTGAACGCTCAGGTGGACGACAGACACAAGTATTCACCCCTCCACCTGGCCATAAGGTATGGGGCCCATCCAGGTCTCGCCATCTTAGCCCGAAACGGTGCCCAGGTCAACGTTACTGATGAGTCCAGCAGGACGCCGCTTCACATGGCCGCAGGTTTGCTGAACGAGGAGATGGCGGAGACGCTCATCGCCTGTGGAGCAGACGTCAACTGCGCGGTCCCTTCCACGGGGAACACGGCCCTGAAGCTGGCGGTGTGCACTGCGTGCAGCAAAGCGGGCCGCGTGCTGGACGCAGGGCTGAGCTGCATCCGTCTGCTGCTGAGTCACGGGGCCGAAGTCAATGCCCAGGACCGCAGCGGCCAAACAGCGATCCATGAGGCGTGCTTTGCAGGCAGCGAGGCGGTCATCAGCCTCCTGCTGGAATTCGGAGCCGACGTTAACATCCTGACGGGAAACGGGGAGTCCCCCATACACGTGTACCTCCAGCGCCGTTCCAACGTGAGAGACAAGGCGCTTCTCGCCAAGCTGCTTTACTGCTCTTACCCTCTGAGGCTGACCAATAACCAAGGACTTCTCCCTGCGGGAATCATGCTCCCAGAATTCCGCTCCTTAAGGGAATCCCTAATAGAGCTGTCTCGGAAACCCCTGTCCCTAGAGGACATCTGTAGAAGAAACGTCAGAAACCTTTACGGTGAGAGGCATAGACACCACGTGGAGTGCCTTCTCCCTGGGAAGATGTGCAGGGCCGTGTACGCGGGCTACGACCTGGCCTGCCTCGCGAAGTAAGACCTCACAGTGTCCACGCCTCGGGCTCCAGTCCCTCCAACCCTGCCCTCTGGCGAGCCCCGGGCCCAGAGACACTTGACCCGCAGCCCTGTCCACCCCACGCGGACAAACTATGGACTCTCGCATCCCTTCAAACAATAAAGACTCGCATGTTAACTTTTTGTTCCTAACTATTCTTTTAGATGCGTTTTCCATGATTTAACTTTTGCCCCCACAGTAAGCAAGTTAATTGAAGATGGTCAGCCAAAGAAGTAAATATATCTTCTCTCCTGATAGTGTTTCGTAGATAGAAGTCAGAAACCATAGATTTTGAAAACGGCAGAACAAAATTCCCCATTTTAAATTTCCTCTGAGACAGACAATTACAGAAACAGATTTTCACCTCTAAGTCTGAAACAACAGATCAATATTCCTGTCGGCATTGAGCATACTCAGCACCATCAATCACCAATGTACTCAGAGTGCATTCACCACCCGAAAACCAGTGAGAACATTCAAGTGCCTGAAGTTTACTGATTTTGAATTCAATCTAAAGATTTCACATTCTGAACCTGTAAAACCATGATCCACGTGAAAATAACGACACCCTCCTAACAGATGAACTAGGGTACCCGGTCCCATTTAGTTCAACGAACCGACACCACGTCCCCCTGACCAGAAACTCTGGTGACGTCTCCGCTCCACCTACCTTCAGGTCTCTGTGCACGATCCCCATGTTGTGTATGTAAAACACACCTTCCACCAGCTCTTGGAAAATCTTGGTTGCAACACTGGCCATAACATAAGgacctgaattttaaaaaaaaggaaaaatttcatttctaattttttttttgtttttactcactAACATTTACATGTTAAATGTTAACTGCATTGACATTTGACACCTACACAACATTCAGAGTTTCCACAAAGTCCACGCTCCAAAAACGGGTCAAACCTACGAAGCACCAGGGAGGGCTCCGCAGCTAGTGAAGCCCCCAACCTTCACGGGACTCTGTCAGCAGAAAGACCTCCCGTGTCTCTCGGAGCCCCTGTAGCAATTACTTAGTACACAATTCCCAGGCACCTGGCGGCTGGATTAAATCATGTTCAGGTCCCCTTCAACCCTTGCCACCCTGGGGTTTCATGCTACTAATCTGTTATCGTGGCCCACTGTGGACTGAAGACCCTATCACCCGTCATGGAGTAAGAAGAAAGATGAATTTTGTTAGTCCGAGGGATGAGCTTCATCATGTACAAGATCTGGAACTCATTTTCCAAAAACGACCCACAAATGGAGTGTATGGGACGGAAGGAAATGAGTGACTTCATCTGGTGACACGACGGCCGAGGAGGCGAGTCCCGAGCACGGAGAGGGTTGCAGGACTAACGCAGATAAAAATCGATGGAGAACAAATCCTGACGGTCTCCAGCCAAGTGAGtttagaaacagagaaagaactcACTAGCCCTTCTGTATTTAGTCACTCTAAATCATCAGCCTGTGCTGACCTCCAAGCTCAGGAACACTGCATGCCCCTTCTCCACCCTGAACGAGCCCACTGTGCGATCAACAGTTCACACCTACTCACTCTCCTTCACACCACCTGGCATACAACTCagggcctctgtgtgtgtgtgtgtgtgtgtacacgcacGTGTGTAAAAGCACTGGTTCCATTGCAAGAACCTCTGCTGTGACATCCTCACACTGAAGCGACCAACCCCCTGCCTGGGTAGATGTGCAGGGCGGGCTTTTCCATACGGTACATCTGTCACAACTAATGTACCAACATGGACACAAGTCCACAGTTTACCCAGGTTTCCAGCTTCTACCCAGCGTCCCGTGTCTGTGCCAGGGTTCTAGCCAGGACACCACACTGACACTACATCCAGCTGGCACGTCCCCTGAGGCTGCCCTGGTCTGTGATGGCGTGTCACACCTTCCCTGCGTTTGATGGCCTGGGCGGTTCAAGAAGTGCTGGCCAGGTGTTCTGTAGAAGGTGCCCCGGCTGGGATGTGCCCGAGGCCTTTCTCGTGATTACACTGGGACTGTGGGTTCCGGGCAGGAAGACCGGAGACGCAGCGCCCTCTCGTCGCAGCCTGTCGATGGCGCAAGCACTGGCACGAGCTACCACTGCCGACGCTGGCCGTGGGCGCGGAGGCGGTGCGTGCCGGCCTTCTCCACTGCCAAGTTCTTTTCTGTTGACGACATCTTTCTGGAAGCTCCCCAAGGGATCCCAAAGTGCTGCCCCAGTTGGGAATCGCTGctgtgatgtttttaaaatattgcctgACAGCATTTCTAGAGGACGGACAACTGCCGGGGCGGGGGCGAAATCTGGACCTCATAGGAGACAAGCGTTTGACCACATGACTTCCTATAGGGGTTTCTTTTTGCAAGACTGCCACGTTTTCAGGTTAAAAAAACGAAACAAgtgtttaaatgttttccttaaaaaaattttttttagattgtactTGAAAGACCTTTTCCACCCAAAATCAAATACCCAAATTCTAGTGCATTACTGATTAAATATCAACTA
The genomic region above belongs to Phyllostomus discolor isolate MPI-MPIP mPhyDis1 chromosome 13, mPhyDis1.pri.v3, whole genome shotgun sequence and contains:
- the ANKRD61 gene encoding LOW QUALITY PROTEIN: ankyrin repeat domain-containing protein 61 (The sequence of the model RefSeq protein was modified relative to this genomic sequence to represent the inferred CDS: substituted 1 base at 1 genomic stop codon) gives rise to the protein MGNAGKKSSRELAADGARPLDEGSPGAALHTQLYEAILREDCSAIRALLRSHPVDRPLTVLASSASSGAPRPQLXLSYQMQPTVPIHLAAEHRKAHSLHCLLEHGADPEVRDARGLTTLHLMLLHWPVASTVRTEPGNRIHRLLADLQKDAVACLRILCEHGARVNAQVDDRHKYSPLHLAIRYGAHPGLAILARNGAQVNVTDESSRTPLHMAAGLLNEEMAETLIACGADVNCAVPSTGNTALKLAVCTACSKAGRVLDAGLSCIRLLLSHGAEVNAQDRSGQTAIHEACFAGSEAVISLLLEFGADVNILTGNGESPIHVYLQRRSNVRDKALLAKLLYCSYPLRLTNNQGLLPAGIMLPEFRSLRESLIELSRKPLSLEDICRRNVRNLYGERHRHHVECLLPGKMCRAVYAGYDLACLAK